The Spodoptera frugiperda isolate SF20-4 chromosome 2, AGI-APGP_CSIRO_Sfru_2.0, whole genome shotgun sequence genome has a window encoding:
- the LOC118268999 gene encoding forkhead box protein J3-like — MSDSPGVEWLPAFSPGPPRHSPLGPIPRFLYEDVQPLGLQQENNNKEADQKENTNKIKHAKPAYSYASMIRLAISSSPNGKMTLNEIYTYICNAFPYYKEAGKGWMNSIRHNLSLNKCFMKVARSKDDPGKGSYWAMDTSYKMAEVAPRRRRSLRMAPYSPECSSNSSGEAGAGPAGADAAPTPPATPTTPTTPTSPTVPGAVKEEPVVKEESDSKHTDDALSALMNEELMTDVDISSDRSWCDGGRRHVCGALRHSSLTDDYGNFVVTRYDCDCPADPEPTTVGAGAGVGAGVVGPEIAAPLTPLTPLTPLTPAYVLPYWNTENL; from the exons ATGAGCGATTCCCCAGGCGTGGAGTGGCTCCCTGCGTTTAGCCCTGGCCCGCCACGCCACAGTCCGCTAGGCCCTATCCCGCGGTTTTTGTACGAAGATGTGCAGCCGCTGGGTTTGCAGCAGGAGAACAATAACAAAGAGGCCGACCAGAAAGAGAATACGAATAAAATCAAACACGCGAAGCCCGCGTACAG TTATGCTAGTATGATAAGGCTGGCTATCAGCAGTTCCCCGAATGGCAAGATGACGCTGAACGAGATCTACACATACATATGCAATGCCTTCCCTTATTACAAAGAAGCTGGCAAAGGTTGGATG AATTCAATACGGCATAACTTATCCCTAAACAAATGCTTCATGAAAGTGGCTCGCAGTAAAGACGATCCAGGCAAGGGCTCCTATTGGGCGATGGACACCAGCTACAAAATGGCGGAGGTCGCGCCTAGAAGACGCAGGAGTCTTAGG ATGGCCCCGTACAGCCCGGAGTGCAGCTCCAACAGTAGCGGCGAGGCGGGCGCGGGGCCGGCCGGGGCCGACGCCGCGCCCACGCCGCCCGCCACGCCCACCACGCCCACCACGCCCACCTCGCCCACCGTGCCCGGCGCCGTCAAGGAGGAACCTGTCGTCAAAGAGGAATCAG ATTCGAAGCACACAGATGACGCGCTGTCGGCACTGATGAACGAGGAGCTGATGACTGACGTCGACATAAGCAGCG ACCGGTCGTGGTGTGACGGAGGACGGCGCCATGTTTGCGGAGCGCTGCGCCACAGTTCGCTGACGGACGACTACGGGAACTTCGTCGTCACACGGTACGACTGCGACTGTCCCGCGGACCCCGAGCCCACTACTGTGGGGGCTGGGGCTGGGGTTGGAGCCGGGGTGGTGGGGCCCGAGATAGCAGCGCCGCTGACCCCGCTGACCCCGCTGACGCCGCTGACCCCGGCGTACGTGCTGCCGTACTGGAACACGGAGAATTTATAA